In the genome of Vicia villosa cultivar HV-30 ecotype Madison, WI linkage group LG7, Vvil1.0, whole genome shotgun sequence, one region contains:
- the LOC131619781 gene encoding uncharacterized protein LOC131619781, producing the protein MRKMFSYREELESNNYWQTSVQIGSYKTKHMYKELRGEKPNVPWYKIFYQNAARPRAKFILWIALWDRLPTKSRLTRFGIITDGNCAFCGKEETQEHLLFECEITGKIWKTMLNWIGMDRIPHGWRNEKAWICMETMRKGWRRLLLKVVLAETVYAIWTLRNDIIFNNQTMDEDLHHKIKVNVATRCSVFNKLSNHINLGGPSIC; encoded by the coding sequence ATGAGAAAGATGTTCAGCTATAGAGAGGAATTAGAGAGCAACAACTACTGGCAGACTTCTGTTCAAATTGGCAGCTACAAAACCAAACACATGTACAAGGAACTCAGAGGTGAGAAACCAAATGTGCCTTGGTACAAGATTTTCTATCAGAATGCTGCAAGACCTCGTGCGAAATTTATTCTTTGGATTGCTCTTTGGGACAGATTGCCAACAAAGAGTAGGCTGACCCGATTTGGGATTATCACTGATGGGAATTGTGCCTTCTGTGGGAAGGAGGAGACTCAAGAGCACCTTCTTTTTGAGTGTGAAATTACTGGAAAAATATGGAAAACAATGCTTAACTGGATTGGTATGGACAGGATTCCGCATGGATGGAGAAATGAGAAGGCCTGGATATGCATGGAAACAATGAGGAAAGGCTGGAGAAGACTCCTCCTGAAGGTTGTCCTTGCAGAAACGGTGTATGCGATTTGGACTCTCCGAAATGACATCATCTTCAATAACCAAACCATGGATGAGGACCTACACCACAAGATCAAGGTTAATGTAGCTACGAGATGCAGTGTGTTTAATAAGCTCTCCAACCATATCAATCTTGGGGGGCCTAGCATTTGTTAG
- the LOC131616034 gene encoding protein-tyrosine-phosphatase IBR5-like, whose protein sequence is MRKRERENPCGVCGHYHKYEEGEVCSICGHRVPVGSEKSSIQVSAFPSVILPEFLYLGSYDNASRSELLKTQGISRILNTVPSCQNLYKNSFTYHCLPDDKSFQFDEANQFLEQCEKDKERVLVHCMSGKSRSPAVVIGYLMKSRGWRLAPSYQWVKERRPAVELSEAAYQHLQEYEKTLFGSVGNSFLLPSAAFSPPAGPSSLSFGFPKPNDVPPLPAFPAFSCAGTPSIFTRPPLDIAPTEFTFGAGQNVTGNSFNTNPPNPNVTDIQMDGS, encoded by the exons ATGAGGAAGAGAGAGAGGGAAAACCCTTGTGGGGTATGTGGGCACTATCACAAATATGAAGAAGGTGAAGTGTGTTCGATTTGTGGGCATAGGGTTCCTGTTGGATCGGAGAAAAGTTCGATTCAAGTTAGTGCTTTTCCTTCTGTGATCTTGCCGGAGTTTCTTTACTTGGGCAGCTATGATAATGCTTCACGCTCTGAGCTTCTTAAAACTCAGGGGATTTCTCGGATTCTCAAT ACTGTCCCTTCTTGTCAAAATCTGTACAAGAACTCATTTACTTATCACTGCCTCCCGGATGACAAAAGTTTCCAATTTGATGAAGCAAATCAGTTTCTAG AGCAATGTGAGAAGGATAAGGAGCGTGTTCTGGTTCATTGCATGTCAGGAAAGAGTCG GTCCCCGGCTGTTGTGATTGGCTATCTGATGAAGTCGAGAGGATGGAGACTTGCACCAAGTTATCAGTGGGTAAAGGAACGCAGACCGGCCGTTGAATTATCTGAag CTGCCTACCAGCATCTACAGGAATACGAGAAAACTCTCTTCGGATCAGTTGGAAACTCTTTTCTTCTGCCTTCTGCTGCTTTCTCACCTCCAGCCGGGCCATCTTCACTTAGCTTCGGCTTCCCGAAACCCAACGACGTACCTCCACTTCCCGCCTTTCCCGCCTTCAGCTGCGCTGGAACTCCTTCAATTTTCACCCGACCACCCCTTGATATAGCTCCCACCGAGTTCACATTTGGAGCCGGCCAGAATGTTACTGGAAATTCTTTTAATACAAATCCACCTAATCCGAATGTCACCGATATTCAAATGGATGGATCTTGA
- the LOC131617916 gene encoding uncharacterized protein LOC131617916 isoform X3: MLEAGITDPLDYPLALDGLVGLTMAFKVKWQPSLNNATVVSIYQDRSVINQLLHSWGQESIPSPSREADIIKQLTESVDEAVTNEDCTVVTDVDITSEHIPLPVTPTSANKRIAPPISNDNVASSEIPAGEQSSTKMKKIIKVEKLAP, translated from the exons ATGCTTGAG GCTGGTATAACAGACCCATTGGATTACCCTTTAGCATTAGATGGTTTGGTTGGATTGACAATGGCATTTAAGGTCAAATGGCAACCAAGTTTGAATAATGCTACTGTTGTTTCTATTTATCAGGATAGAAGTGTCATCAACCAGCTTTTGCATTCATGGGGACAAGAATCT ATACCGTCACCATCACGTGAAGCCGATATCATCAAGCAG CTGACAGAAAGTGTCGATGAAGCTGTAACAAATGAGGATTGTACTGTCGTTACG GATGTTGATATTACATCAGAACATATCCCTCTCCCTGTTACGCCGACTTCAGCCAACAAAAGAATTGCTCCTCCTATTTCTAATGATAATGTGGCAAGTTCTGAAATCCCTGCAGGAGAGCAATCCTCCACcaaaatgaagaagattatcaagGTGGAGAAACTAGCTCCATGA
- the LOC131617916 gene encoding uncharacterized protein LOC131617916 isoform X1, producing MVVSLLILSFPTCSCSSFSLSSRLYSLQKSPLSLQQFFLNNFVLLLLRTSKMARPFELVKDINDTKELWKIAVRVHHKWTVVNKNKEHFEMLLCDKEGSDIHCRVPTMYKQAFDSLLTVNGTVTVSNFQVSLNDLLFKPSDHKFVLTFSGGTSVTDINKHEIPPRPLKFTPFADILTGKWKRDVLIDVIGMVSDIGYTQIQDGNKKQQINLVLKDLCNNILNCTLWEGYAMQFHDFNKQRKDLSSPIVIVLQFAKVKEEGKYPVCVSNTFNVTMLHINDDLAEIKEFLNSIPKQCLADTSGQSMTSMSQLSQTSGSSQLSPYDKFMYKALVLPLSVVKKLTALLKEVGITKHAMLVQVKLKEINHPTFVVTNTILKLKFTGIKFSLKFSTKPAKLFLFCGTASVHNYWTLLLLS from the exons ATGGTTGTGTCCCTTCTGATTCTATCATTTCCGACTTGCTCTTGCTCTTCCTTTTCCCTTTCTTCCCGTTTATACTCTCTCCAAAAATCACCACTTTCTCTACAACAGTTCTTCCTCAACAACTTTGTTCTTCTGCTGCTGCGAACTTCTAAAATGGCAAGACCATTTGAGCTGGTGAAAGACATTAATGACACAAAGGAGCTATGGAAAATAGCTGTGAGAGTCCATCACAAATGGACTGTTGTGAACAAGAATAAGGAACATTTTGAAATGCTTTTGTGTGATAAAGAA GGATCTGATATACATTGTAGAGTTCCTACAATGTATAAACAAGCTTTCGATTCATTGTTGACGGTCAATGGCACGGTTACAGTATCAAACTTCCAAGTATCCTTGAATGATCTGTTGTTCAAGCCTTCTGATCACAAATTTGTGTTGACTTTTAGTGGCGGCACATCTGTGACTGACATAAACAAGCATGAGATTCCTCCTAGGCCccttaagttcacaccttttgctGATATTCTTACTGGAAAATGGAAAAGGGATGTTTTAATAG ATGTAATAGGAATGGTTTCAGATATTGGTTACACCCAAATTCAAGATGGAAACAAGAAACAACAGATTAATTTAGTCTTGAAAGACTTATG TAATAACATTCTCAATTGTACTTTGTGGGAGGGATACGCAATGCAATTCCATGATTTCAATAAACAAAGGAAAGATTTATCTTCACCAATTGTTATTGTTTTGCAATTCGCAAAGGTCAAAGAGGAAG GAAAATATCCTGTATGTGTTTCAAACACATTTAATGTAACAATGTTGCACATCAATGATGACCTCGCTGAAATTAAGGAGTTCTTAAATAG TATCCCAAAGCAATGTTTAGCCGATACTTCCGGTCAGAGTATGACATCGATGTCCCAACTGTCTCAGACATCTGGTAGCTCCCAACTAAGCCCGTACGATAAATTTATGTATAAGGCTTTGGTTCTCCCACTAAGTGTTGTTAAAAAGCTTACCGCT CTTCTCAAGGAGGTTGGTATTACCAAGCATGCCATGCTTGTCCAAGTAAAGCTAAAGGAAATCAACCACCCTACGTTTGTAGTAACAAACACAATACTGAAACTGAAATTTACAG GTATAAAGTTCTCATTGAAGTTTTCAACGAAGCCTGCAAAGCTATTTTTGTTCTGTGGGACCGCGAGTGTTCACAACTACTGGACATTACTGCTGCTCAGTTAG
- the LOC131617916 gene encoding uncharacterized protein LOC131617916 isoform X2, translating into MVVSLLILSFPTCSCSSFSLSSRLYSLQKSPLSLQQFFLNNFVLLLLRTSKMARPFELVKDINDTKELWKIAVRVHHKWTVVNKNKEHFEMLLCDKEGSDIHCRVPTMYKQAFDSLLTVNGTVTVSNFQVSLNDLLFKPSDHKFVLTFSGGTSVTDINKHEIPPRPLKFTPFADILTGKWKRDVLIDVIGMVSDIGYTQIQDGNKKQQINLVLKDLCNNILNCTLWEGYAMQFHDFNKQRKDLSSPIVIVLQFAKVKEEGKYPVCVSNTFNVTMLHINDDLAEIKEFLNSIPKQCLADTSGQSMTSMSQLSQTSGSSQLSPYDKFMYKALVLPLSVVKKLTA; encoded by the exons ATGGTTGTGTCCCTTCTGATTCTATCATTTCCGACTTGCTCTTGCTCTTCCTTTTCCCTTTCTTCCCGTTTATACTCTCTCCAAAAATCACCACTTTCTCTACAACAGTTCTTCCTCAACAACTTTGTTCTTCTGCTGCTGCGAACTTCTAAAATGGCAAGACCATTTGAGCTGGTGAAAGACATTAATGACACAAAGGAGCTATGGAAAATAGCTGTGAGAGTCCATCACAAATGGACTGTTGTGAACAAGAATAAGGAACATTTTGAAATGCTTTTGTGTGATAAAGAA GGATCTGATATACATTGTAGAGTTCCTACAATGTATAAACAAGCTTTCGATTCATTGTTGACGGTCAATGGCACGGTTACAGTATCAAACTTCCAAGTATCCTTGAATGATCTGTTGTTCAAGCCTTCTGATCACAAATTTGTGTTGACTTTTAGTGGCGGCACATCTGTGACTGACATAAACAAGCATGAGATTCCTCCTAGGCCccttaagttcacaccttttgctGATATTCTTACTGGAAAATGGAAAAGGGATGTTTTAATAG ATGTAATAGGAATGGTTTCAGATATTGGTTACACCCAAATTCAAGATGGAAACAAGAAACAACAGATTAATTTAGTCTTGAAAGACTTATG TAATAACATTCTCAATTGTACTTTGTGGGAGGGATACGCAATGCAATTCCATGATTTCAATAAACAAAGGAAAGATTTATCTTCACCAATTGTTATTGTTTTGCAATTCGCAAAGGTCAAAGAGGAAG GAAAATATCCTGTATGTGTTTCAAACACATTTAATGTAACAATGTTGCACATCAATGATGACCTCGCTGAAATTAAGGAGTTCTTAAATAG TATCCCAAAGCAATGTTTAGCCGATACTTCCGGTCAGAGTATGACATCGATGTCCCAACTGTCTCAGACATCTGGTAGCTCCCAACTAAGCCCGTACGATAAATTTATGTATAAGGCTTTGGTTCTCCCACTAAGTGTTGTTAAAAAGCTTACCGCT TAA